Proteins encoded by one window of Streptacidiphilus sp. PB12-B1b:
- a CDS encoding roadblock/LC7 domain-containing protein yields MSQAAQNLNWLITNFVDNTPGVSHTVVVSADGLLLAMSEGFPRDRADQLAAVASGLSSLTQGASRIFEGGRVTQSVVEMERGFLFIMAVSDGSSLAVLASPDSDIGLVGYEMALLVDRAGTVLTPALRAELQGSLLH; encoded by the coding sequence ATGTCCCAGGCGGCACAGAACCTGAACTGGTTGATCACCAACTTCGTGGACAACACCCCCGGGGTCTCGCACACGGTGGTGGTGTCCGCGGACGGCCTCCTGCTCGCCATGTCCGAGGGCTTCCCCCGGGACCGGGCCGACCAGCTCGCCGCCGTCGCCTCCGGGCTCAGCTCCCTCACCCAGGGCGCCTCCCGGATCTTCGAGGGCGGCCGGGTCACCCAGAGCGTCGTGGAGATGGAGCGCGGGTTCCTGTTCATCATGGCGGTCTCGGACGGCTCCTCGCTGGCCGTGCTCGCCTCCCCGGACAGCGACATCGGCCTGGTCGGCTACGAGATGGCGCTGCTGGTCGACCGCGCCGGGACGGTGCTCACCCCGGCCCTGCGCGCCGAACTCCAGGGCAGCCTGCTGCACTGA